The Bacillus sp. NEB1478 genome contains the following window.
TTAAAGTAGACTCTCGTATAGATTCTGCGGCTGAAACTGCTAATCTTCTCTTTACAAAATGGCATACTTTACATATGGATGGCAGCGTTTTAATAAATAATCCGGTACCGGCTGAGTTCGCTTTAGAAGAGTCATTTATTGAATCCATCATTGAAAAAGCACTCTCAGAAGCGAAAAAAGAAAACATTACTGGAAAAGCTGTTACACCATTTCTTTTAAAACGTGTAAAAGAATATACAGAAGGAAAGAGCCTAGTCGCTGCAATTGAACTTGTAAAAGACAATGCTAGAGTTGGAGCTCAGGTTGCAAGTGAACTGCAGCAACTTAAAAATTGTACACTAGAACTCGTATAGGAGGTACTTATGAAATCTTACAACCATGTATTGTTTGATTTAGATGGAACTTTAACCGATCCTAAGCTTGGAATAACCCAGTGTGTGCAGTATGCCCTTAGTAAATTTAAGATTCAGGTAACGGACCTAAGTGTCCTTGAGTGTTTTATTGGTCCTCCTCTAGATGAGTCTTTTAGGGAATACTATGGACTCAATGTAGCCGAATCGATAAAAGCAGTGGAATTTTACAGAGAGCGCTTTCGTAGTGTAGGACTGTATGAAAATGAAGTGATTAAAGGTATTCAGGAGATGTTAAAGGCACTAAGAGAAGATGGTGTCGAGCTACATGTGGCGACGTCAAAACCAACTGTTTTTGCAGAAATTATTTTAAAACATTTCAAATTAGATCAGTTTTTTGTTTCCATCATCGGCAGTAACCTTGATGGTACACGGTCAAAAAAAGTAGAAATCATTCAGCATATACTGGCTTCTCAACCTCAGATAGATACAAATTCAGTTATCATGGTTGGGGACCGAAAACACGACATAATCGGAGCAAATCTCGCAGGCGTCGATTCAGTAGGGGTTACGTTTGGATACGGTTCAGAAGAAGAATTACTCACTGCGAATCCTACGTATATCGTTAATAGCGTATCAAACTTACTGGATGTACTACGTTTAAAAGAAAAAGCAATTTCAAAAGAAAGGGATGTTTATAATGAGAATAGCTCTAATCTGTGGCAGTGTACGCGAAGTATCAGCAACAAGGAGCCTTTTAAAGCAATTAGAAAACTGTTTAATTAAAATTCCAAGAGTGCGTGTCGATTTTATCGACCTAAAAGAAACGCCTCTTCCTATATTTGATGGTTCAAATGAAAATCGAAAGTATGCGGAAAGCTTTGTAGAACGTATGAATCTTGCCGATTGTTTTATCGTAGCTTCACCAGAGTATCACAACTCTTTTTCTGGAGTGCTGAAAAATGCATTTGATTTCGTTTCTGGTGAACAAATCAAAGGAAAACCGATTGGTATCATTTCCACTTCTGGTGGCGGTAAAGGCGGAATAAATTGTTTGAACAGTATGCGTACTTTCCTGCGCGGCCTATATGGAATGGTGTTAGCTGAGCAAATCGTAGTGGATGGTTGTTTTTTCGAAGATGGTCGCTGCACGAATTTAAATCTGTTAGAAAAAATAAACGATCTGGCGAATGAAGTAATCGATTTTGCTGACATGCTTCAACTTAGAAATAACAGAGCTGATTTGTTCGAATATAAAGAACAGGAAAATAACATCTGTATTTGAACTAAAAAACACTCAGGTCCTTACCTGAGTGTTTTATATAAATGAATAGTACATAAAATCCTATAGAAGATAATGTATTTACCGCGTTTGAAGTTCAATGTTCTTTCCATCGGCTGACGAAAGAAAAACTAATTACTAAGAAAATTTTATTCATACCAAACTTTGTAACTAACGCTGGCAGTATCGGAGTTCTTTAATAGAAGTCGGTATTGTGTATTAGGAATTAATGCTGTTCCGCTGTCTTCTTGTGTGAAAGTAACGGTTG
Protein-coding sequences here:
- a CDS encoding NAD(P)H-dependent oxidoreductase; its protein translation is MRIALICGSVREVSATRSLLKQLENCLIKIPRVRVDFIDLKETPLPIFDGSNENRKYAESFVERMNLADCFIVASPEYHNSFSGVLKNAFDFVSGEQIKGKPIGIISTSGGGKGGINCLNSMRTFLRGLYGMVLAEQIVVDGCFFEDGRCTNLNLLEKINDLANEVIDFADMLQLRNNRADLFEYKEQENNICI
- a CDS encoding HAD hydrolase-like protein, whose translation is MKSYNHVLFDLDGTLTDPKLGITQCVQYALSKFKIQVTDLSVLECFIGPPLDESFREYYGLNVAESIKAVEFYRERFRSVGLYENEVIKGIQEMLKALREDGVELHVATSKPTVFAEIILKHFKLDQFFVSIIGSNLDGTRSKKVEIIQHILASQPQIDTNSVIMVGDRKHDIIGANLAGVDSVGVTFGYGSEEELLTANPTYIVNSVSNLLDVLRLKEKAISKERDVYNENSSNLWQCTRSISNKEPFKAIRKLFN